A genomic region of Oscillatoria sp. FACHB-1406 contains the following coding sequences:
- a CDS encoding helix-turn-helix domain-containing protein: protein MDKAYRYRFYPTTEQESLLRRTMGCVRLV from the coding sequence ATGGATAAAGCCTATCGCTACCGTTTCTATCCTACCACCGAGCAAGAATCACTCTTGCGACGGACAATGGGCTGTGTACGGCTCGTCT